The Chaetodon trifascialis isolate fChaTrf1 chromosome 17, fChaTrf1.hap1, whole genome shotgun sequence genome has a segment encoding these proteins:
- the tbxta gene encoding T-box transcription factor T-A, whose protein sequence is MTSSNPDQRLEHLLSAVESEFQKGSEKGDASERDIKLTLDDADLWIKFKELTNEMIVTKTGRRMFPVLRASVSGLDPNAMYSVLLDFVAADNNRWKYVNGEWVPGGKPEPQSPSCVYIHPDSPNFGAHWMKAPVSFSKVKLSNKLNGGGQIMLNSLHKYEPRIHIVKVGGIQKMISSQSFPETQFIAVTAYQNEEITALKIKHNPFAKAFLDAKERSDHKEVPDHSADSQQSGYSQLGGWFLPGQSPICPSSSPPQFSGTAGHSSGSYCERYSSLRSHRAAPYPSHYPHRTSSTNNYMDNTSGTLPTHDSWSALQIPNSTGMGTLSHTTNSTSNSSQYPSLWSVAGTTLTPSGSASGSIPGGLTSQFLRGSSYTGLTSSLPVSSPSSMYDPSLSEVSVGEAQFESSIARLTASWAPVAQSY, encoded by the exons ATGACTTCCTCCAACCCTGACCAGCGCCTGGAGCATCTGCTCAGCGCCGTGGAGAGCGAGTTCCAGAAGGGCAGCGAGAAGGGAGACGCGTCCGAGAGGGATATTAAACTGACGCTGGATGATGCAGACTTATGGATCAAGTTCAAAGAGTTAACCAACGAAATGATTGTCACCAAAACTGGAAG GAGGATGTTTCCAGTGTTGAGGGCCAGCGTCAGCGGCCTGGACCCCAACGCCATGTACTCGGTGCTGCTGGATTTCGTGGCCGCGGACAACAACCGGTGGAAGTACGTGAATGGGGAGTGGGTCCCCGGTGGCAAACCGGAGCCTCAGAGCCCCAGCTGCGTCTACATCCACCCAGACTCCCCCAACTTCGGAGCGCACTGGATGAAAGCGCCCGTCTCCTTCAGCAAAGTGAAACTCTCCAACAAACTGAACGGGGGCGGACAG ATCATGCTGAACTCTCTGCACAAATACGAGCCGAGGATACACATCGTGAAGGTTGGCGGTATCCAGAAGATGATCAGCAGCCAGTCTTTCCCCGAAACACAGTTCATCGCTGTCACTGCTTACCAGAATGAAGAG ATTACTGCTCTGAAGATAAAGCACAACCCCTTTGCTAAAGCCTTCCTGGATGCCAAAGAAAG GAGTGACCATAAAGAAGTCCCCGATCACAGTGCAGACAGCCAACAGTCTGGCTACTCTCAGC TTGGAGGTTGGTTCCTCCCGGGCCAGAGTCCTATCTGCCCCAGCAGCAGCCCTCCTCAGTTCAGTGGCACAGCGGGCCACTCCTCCGGCTCCTACTGCGAGCGCTACTCCAGCCTGCGGAGCCACAGAGCGGCCCCATATCCCAGCCACTACCCACACCGCACCTCTAGCACAA ATAACTACATGGACAACACTTCAGGGACTCTGCCCACTCATGACAGCTGGTCTGCTCTTCAGATCCCCAATTCCACAGGCATGGGGACTCTGTCCCACACCACCAACTCCACATCTAATTCCAG TCAATACCCCAGCCTATGGTCCGTAGCTGGCACCACCCTCACCCCTTCAGGCTCGGCCTCAGGCTCCATACCTGGAGGTTTGACCTCCCAGTTCCTGAGGGGCTCCTCCTACACGGGCCTGACCTCCTCGCTGCCCgtctcctcgccctcctccatGTACGACCCCAGCCTGAGCGAGGTCAGCGTTGGGGAGGCCCAGTTCGAGAGCTCCATCGCCAGGCTGACCGCATCCTGGGCGCCTGTGGCTCAGAGCTACTGA